The following are encoded together in the Candidatus Kapaibacterium sp. genome:
- a CDS encoding RNA polymerase sigma factor, with the protein MLEKFANRTDEELFVYLKSKDRTVSRQAFDEIYSRYANKIYTYCRKVLNSSNISEDIFQDIFVKFYESVQKIDEMSNVQGYLIKIARNLCLNEKTRGKVVKVTFDESQYEYNDTKIENNEIADILHTSLDALPEDFREVIVMKEFMDMSYKDIAVALDVTVSVVRIRIFRGKQKLREIMTPYINDIQNEN; encoded by the coding sequence ATGTTGGAAAAATTTGCAAATAGGACAGACGAAGAGCTTTTTGTATATCTGAAATCTAAGGATAGAACGGTATCTCGACAAGCCTTTGACGAAATTTATTCGCGTTACGCAAATAAAATCTATACCTATTGCCGAAAAGTTCTTAATTCAAGTAATATTTCGGAGGACATTTTTCAAGACATTTTTGTAAAATTTTACGAATCTGTCCAAAAAATTGACGAAATGTCAAATGTCCAAGGTTATTTGATAAAAATAGCAAGAAATTTGTGCTTGAATGAAAAAACAAGAGGGAAAGTAGTCAAAGTTACCTTCGATGAATCTCAGTATGAATACAACGACACAAAAATTGAGAATAATGAAATTGCAGATATACTCCATACGTCATTGGATGCTTTGCCTGAAGATTTCCGCGAAGTAATCGTGATGAAAGAGTTCATGGATATGAGTTACAAGGACATTGCTGTGGCACTTGATGTGACTGTTTCGGTAGTCAGAATAAGGATATTCAGAGGCAAACAGAAACTTCGAGAGATTATGACGCCTTACATTAACGATATACAAAATGAAAATTAA
- a CDS encoding RseA family anti-sigma factor, with amino-acid sequence MNEQEFLKPDEKLTAFIDGELSKEELGTLFYELAQNPDMQEEFNQLMLIKNTFRNKQVAAPAFLKEKILTKVGLGTPTLIERIFSPAFYSAMFAGSWLRIASVSSLILLIGLVMFSKFNDSNSDAEMRQILLTSESSAQQYPVMSSQSDDETVSAKSANNLLAPRRVNSQSGALAASNPNAAVIPVQNDLSDDLAQLPNNDNLLAVQTKFRAIDNSNPYNANYFDFGGANSYGVVQSPNYTSLGRFLSNVSLSFKKFGAYSFPNFDLAASNEPIMNNFSIGANYKVGKNHSVGFAYGQENFLMQFDQQEGEIIYDYKQSFNSMWLAGTYKFVFGEIGNSGVIPEFNALFGASQVGPLGKVGGGIGYMITDNFVMNFGIEYSAMLYPTRGDWKNGKWFSTHKLGYSVGIGASL; translated from the coding sequence ATGAATGAGCAAGAATTTTTGAAACCAGACGAGAAACTCACCGCATTTATTGATGGTGAGCTCTCTAAAGAAGAGCTTGGGACACTCTTCTATGAATTAGCTCAAAATCCGGATATGCAGGAAGAGTTTAATCAGTTGATGTTGATTAAGAACACTTTCCGTAACAAGCAGGTTGCAGCTCCGGCTTTCCTGAAAGAAAAGATTTTGACTAAGGTTGGGCTTGGCACGCCAACATTAATCGAGCGTATCTTTTCGCCCGCATTCTACTCTGCAATGTTTGCAGGTTCGTGGCTACGTATAGCATCGGTTTCATCTCTTATTTTGTTGATTGGGCTTGTGATGTTTAGTAAGTTTAATGATTCAAATTCTGATGCGGAAATGCGTCAAATTCTTTTGACTTCAGAATCATCAGCACAACAATATCCGGTAATGAGCAGCCAAAGCGATGATGAAACTGTGAGCGCCAAGTCAGCTAATAATTTGTTGGCTCCTCGCCGAGTAAATAGCCAATCCGGAGCTTTAGCAGCATCAAACCCGAATGCAGCTGTAATCCCTGTGCAAAATGATTTGTCGGATGATTTGGCTCAATTGCCAAATAACGATAATTTGTTGGCAGTGCAGACAAAATTTAGAGCAATCGACAATAGCAACCCATACAATGCCAATTATTTTGATTTTGGCGGTGCGAACTCCTATGGTGTTGTCCAATCCCCGAATTATACATCTTTGGGAAGATTTTTATCAAACGTTAGTTTGTCTTTCAAAAAATTTGGTGCTTATTCTTTCCCAAATTTTGATTTAGCCGCTAGTAATGAGCCAATCATGAATAATTTCAGTATTGGTGCTAATTACAAAGTTGGCAAAAATCATTCCGTAGGATTTGCATATGGTCAAGAGAATTTTTTGATGCAATTTGACCAACAAGAAGGTGAAATCATTTATGATTACAAGCAAAGTTTTAATAGTATGTGGTTAGCCGGTACATACAAGTTTGTATTCGGAGAGATTGGCAATTCAGGAGTCATTCCAGAGTTTAATGCACTTTTTGGTGCATCTCAAGTTGGACCATTAGGCAAAGTAGGTGGCGGAATTGGATACATGATTACTGATAATTTCGTCATGAATTTTGGAATTGAATATAGTGCTATGCTCTATCCTACTCGTGGCGATTGGAAAAATGGCAAATGGTTTTCGACTCATAAATTGGGCTATAGCGTTGGAATTGGAGCCTCATTATAA